A portion of the Anoplopoma fimbria isolate UVic2021 breed Golden Eagle Sablefish chromosome 15, Afim_UVic_2022, whole genome shotgun sequence genome contains these proteins:
- the slc39a8 gene encoding metal cation symporter ZIP8 translates to MFHLISLIMCVLVFIPRAQSINVTDQAGQVFLENILEYYGQNNSISLDNLDNLLQLISDGKSQAITEDGPLADQECPSAEQILSHFGFSNVSHLTAGHLERICPAVLTQVLLPSCPFTTTKTPQPLDYSVWGYGFLSVTLINLASLLGLFLIPFTKKSYFPKVLTYFIGLAIGTLFSNAVLQLIPEALGFDPKTDNYVENAIGIFGGFYLLFFMEKILKMALGVNGEHGHSHFAPPERPQENSLQNGDLVEKKDSIVLTNINTIATDKSSPNPERNVTPTQDVQVSRVMCHWLRGKQISGIKTVAWMITLSDALHNFIDGLAIGASFTVSVLTGFSTSTAIVCEEFPHELGDFVILLNSGMSVPQAIFFNLLSAVSCYVGLAFGILLGSNFAPNAIFAIAGGMFLYIALADMFPEMDNILREQERTSDKIIFFMIQNAGLLTGFTIILLITMFAGEINLG, encoded by the exons ATGTTTCACTTAATATCTTTAATTATGTGCGTTTTAGTTTTTATTCCAAGGGCTCAGAGTATAAACGTGACTGACCAGGCTGGACAAGTATTTCTAGAGAATATTTTAGAATATTATGGGCAGAATAACTCAATTTCGCTGGATAATCTGGATAATTTACTGCAGTTAATCTCAGACGGAAAATCTCAGGCAATAACTGAAGATGGTCCACTGGCAGACCAGGAG TGTCCCTCAGCCGAGCAGATCTTGTCCCACTTTGGGTTCAGTAATGTCAGTCATCTGACTGCGGGACATCTGGAGAGGATCTGCCCCGCGGTGTTGACCCAGGTGCTGCTGCCCTCCTGCCCCTTCACCACCACCAAAACTCCGCAGCCCCTCGACTACTCTG TGTGGGGTTACGGGTTTCTGTCGGTCACTTTGATCAACCTGGCGTCGCTGCTCGGTCTCTTCCTGATCCCCTTCACCAAGAAGTCTTATTTCCCCAAAGTGCTGACCTACTTCATCGGCCTCGCCATCGGCACGCTCTTCTCCAACGCTGTGCTTCAGCTCATACCAGAG GCTCTGGGCTTTGATCCCAAAACGGATAACTATGTGGAGAATGCAATTGGAATATTTGGAGGGTTTTACCTCTTGTTCTTCATGGAGAAGATACTGAAAATGGCTCTCGGGGTCAACGGTGAG CATGGCCACAGCCACTTCGCTCCTCCAGAGCGGCCTCAAGAAAACTCCCTCCAAAACGGAGACTTAGTGGAGAAGAAGGACTCCATCGTTTTGACGAACATCAACACCATCGCCACAGACAAGAGCAGCCCGAACCCGGAACGGAACGTGACACCTACTCAG GACGTCCAGGTGTCCCGTGTGATGTGCCACTGGCTGCGTGGCAAACAAATCTCAGGCATCAAGACAGTGGCGTGGATGATCACGCTGAGCGACGCGCTGCACAACTTCATCGATGGTCTGGCCATCGGCGCCTCGTTCACCGTGTCGGTACTGACCGGGTTCAGCACGTCCACCGCCATCGTGTGTGAGGAGTTTCCCCACGAGTTGG GTGACTTTGTTATCCTGCTGAATTCTGGTATGAGCGTTCCTCAGGCCATTTTCTTCAACCTGCTGTCGGCGGTGTCGTGTTACGTCGGTCTTGCCTTCGGCATCCTGCTCGGGAGCAACTTTGCTCCCAATGCAATCTTTGCAATTGCCGGAGGAATGTTCCTGTACATTGCACTGGCAGACATG TTTCCAGAGATGGACAACATATTACGGGAACAGGAGCGGACTTCCGACAAGATCATCTTCTTCATGATCCAGAACGCAGGGCTGCTGACCGGGTTCACCATCATTCTGCTGATCACCATGTTTGCTGGGGAGATAAACCTGGGCtag
- the LOC129103849 gene encoding probable N-acetyltransferase camello yields the protein MASIQIRRYRDADTKAVKDIFTMGISEHIPSSFMHLLKQPPTQMVLMCVFCALMTSSKSFLLPILAVTLLLAGARQFVVYMFNCYIDTSLKKDLDNISGTYMDKKDSCFWVAEVDGQVVGTVACLPNEDAPACLELKRMSVLRSYRGMGIAKTLCQTVADFTRDRGFAAVILFTSVVQTDAQKLYEHMGYQKIRQFVVPELAAKITNFTLFEYRLDLQKDKKSE from the coding sequence ATGGCCAGTATTCAGATCCGGAGGTATCGGGATGCCGACACTAAGGCGGTGAAGGATATCTTCACCATGGGGATAAGCGAGCACATACCCTCGTCCTTCATGCACCTCCTGAAACAGCCGCCGACCCAAATGGTGCTCATGTGCGTGTTCTGCGCTCTCATGACCAGCTCCAAGTCCTTCCTGCTACCCATCCTCGCCGTCACCCTCCTCCTGGCCGGGGCCAGGCAGTTTGTCGTCTACATGTTCAACTGTTACATCGACACCTCCCTCAAGAAGGACCTCGACAACATCAGTGGGACCTACATGGACAAGAAGGACTCGTGTTTTTGGGTGGCTGAAGTCGATGGTCAGGTGGTCGGCACGGTGGCTTGCCTTCCTAATGAGGATGCGCCCGCATGCTTGGAGTTGAAACGCATGTCTGTACTCCGCAGTTACCGCGGGATGGGCATCGCTAAGACTCTGTGTCAGACAGTGGCTGATTTTACCCGTGACAGAGGTTTTGCAGCAGTCATCCTGTTCACCTCTGTGGTGCAAACGGACGCTCAGAAGCTGTACGAGCACATGGGCTACCAGAAGATACGACAGTTCGTTGTTCCGGAGCTTGCTGCCAAAATCACAAACTTCACTCTGTTTGAATACAGACTTGATTtacagaaagataaaaaaagtgaatga